One genomic window of Candidatus Marinimicrobia bacterium CG08_land_8_20_14_0_20_45_22 includes the following:
- a CDS encoding histidine--tRNA ligase, translating to MQYQNIKGTKDILPSESYQWQFLEKYIADFFNKNNYQEIRTPAFEMTDLFVRGVGSDTDVVSKEMYTFLDKGKTSLTLKPELTAPVIRSFIQNRLDQISAITKVYYIDALFRQERPQKGRLRQFHQFGIEIIGSPNPESDAEVIQTMYEFYTQLGIRDMNIRMNSIGSRESRKNYLALLKSELLPFLNDFCPTCQQRFQTNILRLFDCKAESCQQILANHAPSILDHLSEDDRVHFDEVKRLLDLTGVPYTIDNRLVRGLDYYTRTTFEITSSLLGSQDAICGGGRYDYLIEDLGGKPTPAVGVASGMERLLLILNQIGGIPKPEKPLLYIVSLGESARRAGFVLTADLRRKGITCEMDFLRRSMKSQMREADKKNAKWVVIIGDDEINKNIVILKDMTVGSQTSFEIKMAPEKIYHYINR from the coding sequence ATGCAGTACCAAAATATTAAAGGAACCAAAGACATTTTACCGTCGGAATCCTATCAATGGCAATTTTTAGAAAAATATATTGCCGATTTTTTTAACAAAAATAATTATCAGGAGATTCGAACGCCCGCTTTCGAGATGACTGATCTGTTCGTGCGCGGCGTCGGTTCTGACACGGACGTCGTCTCAAAGGAAATGTATACATTTCTCGATAAAGGCAAAACCAGTTTGACTCTCAAGCCCGAACTCACGGCGCCGGTCATTCGTTCATTTATTCAAAACCGGCTGGACCAAATTTCAGCAATTACAAAAGTATATTATATAGATGCGCTTTTCCGGCAGGAGCGCCCCCAGAAAGGACGGCTGAGGCAATTTCATCAGTTCGGTATCGAAATCATCGGTTCGCCAAACCCGGAATCTGACGCAGAAGTCATCCAAACGATGTACGAATTTTATACGCAACTCGGCATTCGGGATATGAATATCCGCATGAACAGCATCGGCAGTCGCGAGAGCCGTAAAAACTATCTCGCACTCTTAAAATCAGAATTACTACCTTTCCTGAACGATTTCTGTCCGACCTGCCAGCAACGTTTTCAGACAAATATTCTCCGCTTGTTCGATTGCAAAGCCGAATCGTGCCAGCAAATTCTTGCCAATCATGCGCCGTCGATTTTAGATCACTTATCCGAAGATGACCGCGTTCACTTCGATGAAGTGAAACGTCTGCTCGATCTGACCGGCGTTCCTTATACAATCGATAATCGTTTGGTGCGCGGATTGGATTACTACACACGAACGACGTTCGAAATCACCAGTTCGCTCCTCGGCTCGCAAGATGCCATTTGCGGCGGCGGACGGTACGATTATCTTATCGAAGACCTCGGCGGAAAACCGACTCCAGCCGTCGGCGTTGCCTCCGGTATGGAACGTCTACTCCTGATCCTGAACCAAATCGGCGGGATTCCTAAGCCAGAAAAACCACTTCTTTACATCGTTTCGCTGGGAGAATCAGCTCGTCGCGCCGGTTTTGTTCTCACAGCGGATTTACGAAGAAAAGGAATCACCTGTGAAATGGATTTTCTCCGTCGCTCAATGAAATCTCAGATGCGCGAAGCCGATAAAAAGAACGCCAAATGGGTTGTCATCATTGGCGACGATGAAATCAATAAAAATATCGTGATCCTCAAAGACATGACAGTCGGCAGTCAAACTTCATTCGAGATCAAAATGGCTCCTGAAAAAATCTACCACTATATCAACCGGTGA